A section of the Polyangia bacterium genome encodes:
- a CDS encoding dihydroxy-acid dehydratase, with the protein MSDEKPKGLRRNLSSTGDRDFALYLRRVFARSMGYSLEMLDRPIVGIAQTASGFNNCHRLMPELVDAVKRGVLAAGGLPLDFPTISLGELFLHPTSLMFRNLMAMDVEEMIRAQPMDAVVLIGGCDKTVPAQLMGALSADLPAIQLVTGPMMAMPFHGERLGACTDCRRFWAQYRGGAFDEAGIREIEGRLATTAGTCAVMGTASTMACLAEALGISLPDSAAIPAVHADRLRAAEASGRRAVALAAADLRPSAIITEKSLENAVRVLLAIGGSTNAVLHLTAIAGRRGLPLSLRRLNELSDETPVLVNLKPTGEHYMQDLHAAGGLHAVLWELRDVLHLDCPTVSGQTLGDRLMQPPAWVDRAVVRSRDNPVDAVGGLVALFGNLAPQGALLKRSAADPALFERQGRAVVFESPDDLNARIDDPALDVNADDFLVLKNAGPTSAAAMPEAGYLPIPKKLAQAGVTDMVRISDARMSGTAYGTVILHVAPDAASGGPLALVRSGDRLRLSVQARALDLEVDDAELARRRATLALPPRPPRGYARLYAEQITQADQGCDFEFLRGAR; encoded by the coding sequence ATGAGCGACGAAAAACCAAAAGGCCTGCGCAGAAATCTGAGCAGCACCGGCGATCGCGACTTCGCGCTTTACCTGCGCCGGGTGTTCGCCCGATCGATGGGCTATTCGCTGGAGATGCTCGACCGGCCGATCGTCGGCATTGCCCAGACCGCCAGCGGGTTCAACAACTGCCACCGTCTGATGCCCGAACTGGTCGACGCCGTCAAGCGCGGCGTGCTGGCGGCGGGCGGTTTGCCCCTGGATTTCCCGACCATTTCGCTGGGCGAGCTGTTCTTGCACCCGACCAGCCTGATGTTCCGCAACCTGATGGCCATGGACGTGGAAGAGATGATCCGCGCCCAGCCGATGGACGCGGTGGTCCTGATCGGCGGCTGCGACAAGACCGTGCCGGCGCAGCTGATGGGCGCGCTGTCCGCCGACCTTCCCGCCATCCAGCTGGTCACCGGGCCGATGATGGCGATGCCGTTTCACGGCGAACGGCTGGGCGCCTGCACCGACTGTCGGCGTTTCTGGGCCCAGTATCGCGGCGGCGCCTTCGATGAAGCGGGCATCCGCGAGATCGAAGGGCGCCTGGCCACCACCGCCGGCACCTGCGCGGTGATGGGCACCGCCAGCACGATGGCCTGTCTGGCGGAAGCGCTGGGCATCAGTCTGCCTGACAGCGCGGCCATCCCGGCCGTGCACGCCGATCGCCTGCGCGCCGCCGAGGCCAGCGGCCGGCGGGCCGTCGCCCTGGCCGCCGCCGATCTTCGTCCGAGCGCGATCATCACGGAAAAATCCCTGGAAAACGCCGTGCGCGTGCTGCTGGCCATCGGTGGCTCGACGAACGCGGTGCTGCACTTGACGGCGATCGCCGGCCGGCGCGGCCTCCCGCTGTCGCTGCGGCGGCTGAACGAACTGTCCGACGAGACGCCGGTGCTGGTGAATCTGAAACCGACCGGCGAACATTACATGCAGGATCTCCACGCCGCCGGCGGCCTTCACGCCGTGCTGTGGGAGCTGCGCGATGTCCTGCACCTGGACTGTCCGACGGTCAGCGGCCAAACCCTGGGCGATCGTCTGATGCAGCCGCCGGCCTGGGTCGATCGCGCGGTGGTCCGTTCGCGCGACAACCCGGTCGACGCGGTGGGGGGGCTGGTGGCGCTGTTTGGAAATCTGGCCCCGCAGGGCGCGCTGCTCAAGCGGTCGGCGGCGGATCCCGCGCTGTTCGAACGGCAGGGGCGGGCGGTGGTGTTCGAATCGCCGGACGATCTGAATGCGCGCATCGACGATCCGGCTTTGGATGTGAACGCCGACGATTTTCTGGTGCTGAAGAACGCCGGGCCCACCAGCGCCGCCGCCATGCCCGAGGCCGGTTACCTGCCGATCCCGAAAAAGCTGGCCCAGGCCGGCGTGACGGACATGGTGCGGATCTCCGACGCGCGCATGAGCGGCACCGCCTACGGCACGGTGATCTTGCACGTCGCGCCCGACGCTGCCTCGGGCGGGCCGCTGGCCCTGGTGCGCTCGGGCGATCGCCTGCGCTTGTCGGTGCAGGCGCGTGCCCTGGACCTCGAGGTCGACGACGCCGAGCTGGCCCGGCGCCGGGCCACGCTGGCGCTACCGCCGCGTCCGCCGCGCGGCTACGCCCGCCTTTACGCCGAGCAGATCACCCAAGCCGATCAGGGTTGCGACTTTGAGTTTCTGCGAGGGGCGCGCTGA
- a CDS encoding EamA family transporter, giving the protein MPSPAPAAACRRRQRREWRTQEQDGGTWARLYCASVASPRPPESRLNSSLALSSAESNPGVKPWLAFGACGAIWGSTFLMISIGNDTLAPVWAATLRLVLAAFLLGGFTLARGKPWPRGSAARAAVGYGVCQFGINFPLLYWGEKLVPSGLSAVFYATIPLSSAFLTRAFGMERLTAPKLIGAVIAFAGVAALFSSSFRGHVALVGLLAIFVAATVAGLGTVLLKRGPRQDPIAANAVGCAVGAVIAGTISAISGEAHALPATFGAALPLLYLTVAGSLGAFVIMSWLVNHWPVTRTSYVTVIVPVIALGLGSVVRGEPLTLASLGGTALVLAGLLIGMRRPRASLTT; this is encoded by the coding sequence TTGCCGTCACCGGCGCCGGCCGCGGCGTGTCGGCGCAGGCAGCGCAGAGAGTGGCGCACGCAAGAGCAAGACGGCGGAACATGGGCGCGACTATACTGCGCGTCGGTCGCATCGCCTCGCCCGCCGGAGAGCCGCCTGAATTCATCGCTTGCCCTGTCGTCCGCCGAATCCAACCCCGGCGTCAAACCGTGGCTGGCCTTCGGGGCGTGCGGCGCCATCTGGGGCAGCACGTTCTTGATGATCAGCATCGGCAACGACACGCTGGCGCCGGTGTGGGCGGCGACGCTGCGGCTGGTGCTGGCGGCTTTTTTACTGGGCGGTTTCACATTGGCGCGCGGCAAGCCGTGGCCGCGGGGCAGCGCCGCGCGGGCCGCCGTTGGCTACGGCGTTTGCCAGTTCGGGATCAATTTTCCGCTGCTTTACTGGGGCGAAAAGCTGGTGCCGTCGGGATTGTCGGCGGTCTTCTACGCCACCATCCCGCTGTCCAGCGCGTTTTTGACCCGCGCCTTCGGGATGGAACGTCTGACCGCCCCGAAGCTGATCGGCGCTGTCATTGCTTTCGCCGGCGTGGCGGCGCTGTTCTCCAGCAGCTTTCGCGGCCACGTGGCGTTGGTCGGCTTGCTGGCCATCTTCGTCGCCGCCACCGTCGCCGGTCTGGGCACCGTTCTGCTGAAGCGTGGCCCGCGCCAGGATCCGATCGCCGCCAACGCCGTCGGCTGCGCGGTGGGCGCGGTCATCGCCGGCACCATCAGCGCCATCAGCGGTGAAGCGCACGCGCTGCCGGCGACCTTCGGCGCGGCGTTGCCTCTGTTGTACCTGACCGTCGCTGGTTCGCTGGGGGCGTTCGTGATCATGTCGTGGCTGGTCAATCACTGGCCGGTCACGCGCACGAGCTATGTCACGGTGATCGTCCCGGTGATCGCGCTGGGACTGGGCAGCGTGGTGCGCGGCGAACCACTGACCCTGGCCAGCCTGGGCGGCACGGCGCTGGTGCTGGCCGGTTTGCTGATCGGGATGCGCCGCCCGCGTGCGAGCCTGACGACATGA